Proteins encoded together in one Impatiens glandulifera chromosome 1, dImpGla2.1, whole genome shotgun sequence window:
- the LOC124920022 gene encoding bifunctional dihydrofolate reductase-thymidylate synthase-like: MAGENTISNGKLNANVEPRRPYQVVVAATKDLGIGKDGKLPWDLPSDLKFFRKVTYATSDPTKKNAVIMGRKTWESIPLAHRPLPGRLNVILTRSGSFDIATAENVVMCSSMVSALDLLASPPYSVSIDKVFVIGGGEILREALNAPGCEAIHITEIETDIECDIFIPPIDFSIFHPWYSSFPLIENNIRYSFNTYVRVRNSVVSDASKFEVTKFTFLPKMVFEKHEEYMYLKLVEDIIENGNTKDDRTGTGTLSKFGCQMRFNLRKNFPLLTTKKVFWRGVVEELLWFISGSTNAKVLQEKGIRIWDGNASRDYLDSIGLKEREEGDLGPVYGFQWRHFGARYTDMHADYTGQGFDQLLDVIDKIKRNPDDRRIILSAWNPSDINIMALPPCHMFAQFYVANGELSCQMYQRSADMGLGVPFNIASYSLLTCMIAHVCDLVPGDFVHVIGDAHVYRTHIRPLQEQLQKLPKAFPILEINRKKKGIDSFVAEDFKLIGYEPHQKIEMKMAV, encoded by the exons ATGGCTGGTGAGAACACCATATCTAATGGCAAACTCAATGCAAATGTTGAGCCAAGAAGACCTTATCAAGTGGTAGTAGCTGCAACAAAGGATTTAGGTATTGGTAAAGATGGGAAGTTACCCTGGGATTTACCATCTGACCTAAAGTTTTTCAGGAAAGTTACATATGCTACATCAGATCCTACTAAAAAGAATGCTGTCATAATGGGTAGAAAAACTTGGGAAAGTATTCCATTGGCTCACAGGCCTCTTCCTGGCCGCCTAAATGTTATTCTGACCCGTTCTGGTAGCTTTGATATTGCTACTGCTGAGAATGTTGTGATGTGTTCGAGCATGGTGTCTGCTTTGGACTTACTAGCATCACCGCCTTATTCTGTATCcatagataaagtttttgttaTCGGAGGTGGAGAGATTTTAAG GGAAGCGCTTAACGCTCCTGGATGTGAAGCTATCCACATTACAGAAATTGAGACAGACATAGAATGCGACATATTCATTCCTCCTATAGACTTTTCGATCTTTCATCCTTGGTACTCGTCATTTCCATTGATTGAAAACAATATACGCTACTCTTTTAATACCTATGTTAGGGTGAGAAATTCAGTTGTTTCAGATGCCTCTAAGTTTGAGGTAACAAAGTTCACTTTTCTTCCCAAGATGGTTTTTGAGAAACATGAGGAGTATATGTATTTAAAACTGGTTGAAGATATAATTGAAAACGGAAATACAAAGGATGATAGGACAGGGACAGGTACTTTGTCCAAATTCGGATGCCAG ATGCGATTCAATCTGCGCAAGAATTTCCCTCTTCTTACAACAAAG AAAGTATTTTGGCGTGGCGTTGTGGAAGAACTTCTATGGTTCATTAGTGGATCGACAAATGCTAAG GTGCTGCAAGAAAAGGGCATCCGTATATGGGATGGAAATGCATCTAGAGACTATCTTGATAG CATTGGTTTGAAAGAAAGGGAAGAAGGGGACCTTGGACCTGTTTATGGGTTTCAATGGAGACACTTTGGTGCTAG ATACACTGACATGCATGCGGACTACACTGGCCAAGGATTTGACCAACTCTTAGATGTTATTGACAAGATCAAAAGAAACCCAGATGATCGTCGGATCATTCTTTCAGCTTGGAATCCCTCTGATATCAATATCATGGCTCTTCCACCTTGCCACATGTTTGCTCAG TTCTATGTAGCCAATGGGGAGTTATCATGTCAAATGTATCAGCGGTCTGCTGACATGGGTCTTGGTGTGCCTTTTAATATCGCCTCTTATTCCCTCCTGACTTGCATGATTGCTCATGTTTGTG ATCTTGTCCCAGGCGATTTTGTTCATGTTATCGGGGATGCTCATGTTTATCGTACTCACATTAGACCTTTGCAAGAGCAACTTCAGAAACTACCTAAAGCTTTTCCA ATTCTGGAGATTAACCGCAAAAAGAAGGGCATAGATTCCTTTGTGGCTGAGGATTTCAAACTCATAGGATATGAGCCTCACCAGAAAATAGAAATGAAAATGGCAGTGTAG
- the LOC124921840 gene encoding probable xyloglucan endotransglucosylase/hydrolase protein 32 has protein sequence MAFFGLIFFFIHLTLTASQPSPGYYPSSKVSTIDFNQGFKNNWGSQHQTLNQGELTIWLDRYSGSGFKSLNSYNSGYFGANIKLHPGYTAGVITSLYLSNNEAYPGKHDEIDIEFLGTTTDKPYVLQTNVFIRGSGDGNIIGRENQIHLWFDPTQAFHHYAILWNPYEIIFFVDDVPIRRYPKKDDWTFPNRPMWVYGSIWDASSWATENGKYKADYKYEPFYGRYRNFKMGGAPWGSPSGPVGLSPQQYSAMRWVQSNYLVYDYCHDPTRDHTQIPEC, from the exons ATGGCGTTTTTCGGGCTAatctttttcttcattcatCTAACTCTAACCGCATCTCAACCTTCCCCCGGTTACTATCCGAGTTCTAAAGTCTCCACCATAGACTTCAACCAAGGATTCAAAAACAATTGGGGCTCGCAACACCAAACCCTAAATCAAGGAGAGTTAACTATCTGGCTCGATCGATACTCag GAAGCGGGTTCAAGTCGTTGAATTCTTACAACTCGGGTTACTTTGGGGCGAATATCAAGCTTCATCCGGGGTATACTGCCGGAGTTATCACTTCACTATAT TTGTCAAATAATGAGGCTTACCCGGGTAAGCATGACGAGATAGATATAGAGTTTTTGGGCACCACAACAGATAAACCTTATGTATTGCAAACAAATGTGTTCATAAGGGGGAGCGGTGATGGGAATATTATTGGAAGAGAAAATCAGATTCATCTTTGGTTTGATCCTACTCAGGCTTTTCATCACTATGCAATTCTTTGGAATCCTTATGAAATTat ATTTTTCGTAGACGATGTGCCGATCAGACGGTATCCGAAGAAGGACGATTGGACATTCCCAAACAGGCCTATGTGGGTATACGGTTCTATTTGGGATGCTTCATCGTGGGCAACAGAAAATGGTAAATACAAAGCTGATTACAAATATGAACCATTTTATGGAAGGTATAGAAACTTCAAAATGGGTGGTGCACCATGGGGATCGCCATCAGGTCCGGTTGGGTTGAGCCCTCAACAATATTCGGCCATGAGATGGGTCCAAAGTAACTATCTTGTGTATGATTATTGTCATGATCCGACTAGAGATCATACGCAAATACCGGAGTGCTAA